Proteins from a genomic interval of Rosa chinensis cultivar Old Blush chromosome 2, RchiOBHm-V2, whole genome shotgun sequence:
- the LOC112188161 gene encoding putative UDP-rhamnose:rhamnosyltransferase 1, protein MSSTSATKPEKLHIALFPWLAFGHIIPFLEVAKHIARRGHKVFFISTPRNIQRLPKIPQNLTPLISLVQIPLPRVKNLPENAEATMDVPYDAIPYLKIAHDGLEQGISEFLQAHPPDWIIHDFAPHWLPPIAIKLGISRAHFSIFNASSLCFLGPTSPVLVSRYGPRTQPEHFTVPPEWIPFPSKPYFRLFEAKRLVDGNMAPNASGVTDWFRLESTVQGCQVYFIRSSREIEGEWLDLLEHLHQKPVVLPTGLLPPSVPRSDEDGKDSNWSKIAGWLDQQETGKVVYVAFGSELNLSQEEFNELALGLELCGLPFFWVLRKPTHGSGEGDSVNLPYGFEDRTKDRGLVWPTWAPQLKILAHESIGGFLTHCGWSSLIESLQYARPLIMLPFMYDQGLIARFWDKKIGIEVPRDEESGRFTRNELANSLNLVVVDEEGKPYRDGANEYSELFRDKELHDKYMDKCVEYLEMHAHHEV, encoded by the coding sequence ATGAGCTCTACATCTGCAACTAAGCCTGAGAAGCTCCACATAGCTTTGTTCCCATGGCTTGCCTTCGGTCACATAATCCCATTTCTTGAGGTTGCCAAGCACATAGCTCGCAGAGGCCACAAGGTTTTCTTCATTTCAACACCTAGAAACATCCAACGCCTGCCGAAGATCCCACAAAACCTAACCCCTCTGATAAGTCTAGTTCAAATCCCTCTCCCCCGCGTCAAAAATCTCCCCGAAAACGCAGAGGCCACCATGGACGTCCCATACGACGCTATCCCATACCTCAAAATAGCTCATGATGGACTGGAACAAGGTATCTCTGAATTcctacaagcacatcctccggATTGGATTATTCACGATTTTGCCCCTCACTGGTTGCCACCAATAGCTATCAAGCTCGGCATCTCACGAGCCCATTTCAGTATCTTCAATGCATCAAGTCTATGTTTCCTTGGACCAACATCACCAGTTCTAGTGTCTCGCTATGGTCCTAGAACACAGCCCGAGCATTTCACTGTCCCTCCCGAATGGATTCCCTTTCCGTCCAAACCATATTTTAGGCTTTTCGAGGCCAAGAGACTGGTGGATGGTAATATGGCACCAAATGCTTCTGGGGTGACTGATTGGTTTCGTTTGGAATCAACTGTCCAAGGTTGTCAAGTCTACTTCATTCGAAGTAGTAGAGAGATCGAGGGTGAGTGGCTCGATTTGCTTGAACACCTTCACCAAAAACCTGTAGTGCTCCCGACGGGCTTATTGCCACCCTCTGTACCAAGAAGTGATGAAGACGGAAAAGATAGTAATTGGTCCAAAATTGCGGGGTGGCTGGACCAACAAGAGACAGGCAAAGTAGTCTATGTTGCGTTTGGGAGTGAGCTTAATTTAAGCCAAGAAGAGTTCAATGAGTTGGCTCTTGGATTGGAGCTCTGTGGATTGCCTTTCTTTTGGGTGCTAAGGAAACCCACTCATGGGTCTGGGGAAGGTGACTCGGTTAATCTACCGTATGGGTTTGAGGACCGGACCAAAGATCGTGGGCTTGTCTGGCCTACGTGGGCTCCTCAGCTCAAAATTTTGGCCCACGAGTCCATCGGGGGTTTCTTGACTCATTGCGGTTGGAGTTCCCTCATTGAGTCGCTCCAATACGCGCGTCCTCTAATCATGCTGCCATTTATGTATGATCAAGGGCTAATTGCTAGGTTTTGGGACAAGAAGATCGGGATAGAGGTACCGAGAGACGAAGAGAGTGGACGGTTTACAAGGAACGAGTTGGCGAATTCATTGAATTTGGTTGTGGTGGATGAGGAGGGGAAGCCATACAGAGATGGAGCTAATGAATATAGTGAGTTGTTTAGGGACAAGGAACTCCATGATAAATACATGGACAAATGCGTGGAGTATCTGGAAATGCATGCGCATCATGAGGTTTGA
- the LOC112186005 gene encoding pentatricopeptide repeat-containing protein At5g65570, with protein sequence MAFGFPRHFNLFATLEIVTPTLNQLSHVKSLTSLAHNTSHTEASNFYSSLIQQCTRTESLRGLGIVQTHMIKSGYMQLSIANRLVDGCLKCGSLSNARKVFDELPERHVVIWNAMISSYIGHKKSKEAIGLYGKMVFDGVLPDEYTFSSVFKAFSGLGLVYEARRAHGLSVVLGLEVANVFVGSALVDMYAKFGRMGDARLVSNRVGEKDVVLFTALIVGYSQHGDDGEALEVFGDMINQGVKANEYTFASILITCGNLEDLTHGKLVHGLVVKSGCEAAVASQTSLLTMYARCGLIDDSLRIFKRFHHPNLVTWTSLIVALVRNGREELALIKFRKMIRDSVVPNSFTLSSVLQACSSLAMMDEGQQIHAMVTKFGLDRHIFAGAALINLYGKCGNTEMARSVFDALIEIDLVSVNSMIYSYAQNGFGHEALQLFDGMKDLRLEPNDVTILSVLLACNNSGLVQQGCQIFSTIRSNHNIELTRDHYACMVDLLGRAGRLEDAEMLIKEVKNPDLVLWRALLSACKLHGQVEMAERALKKVLELAPGDGGSHVLLTNLYASNGNWSQVIDMKSTMREMKFQKNPAMSWVDVDREVHTFMAGDLSHSRSREINETLEKLFEEVQILGYVPDTRFVLQDLDEEKKKRSLYYHSEKLAIAFALLMSSKKNTIIRIFKNLKVCGDCHSWIKFVTRVIGRDIIARDAKRFHHFKDGCCSCRDYW encoded by the coding sequence ATGGCCTTTGGTTTCCCCAGGCATTTCAATTTGTTTGCAACCTTGGAAATTGTAACACCAACTCTAAACCAACTCTCCCACGTCAAGTCCTTGACATCTCTTGCCCATAACACAAGCCACACAGAGGCCTCAAACTTTTACTCTTCTCTGATTCAACAATGCACACGGACAGAGTCCCTAAGAGGCTTGGGAATAGTTCAAACCCATATGATCAAATCCGGGTACATGCAACTCAGTATAGCCAATAGGCTCGTTGATGGGTGTTTGAAATGTGGTAGCTTAAGTAATGCACGTAAGGTGTTCGACGAATTGCCTGAGAGACATGTAGTCATCTGGAATGCGATGATTTCTTCATACATTGGCCACAAGAAGAGTAAGGAGGCTATTGGGTTGTATGGGAAGATGGTCTTTGATGGAGTTTTGCCGGATGAGTACACGTTTTCGAGTGTTTTCAAGGCTTTTTCGGGTCTGGGTCTTGTATATGAAGCGCGGAGGGCTCATGGGTTGTCAGTGGTTTTGGGTCTGGAGGTGGCAAATGTGTTTGTTGGTAGTGCTCTTGTTGATATGTATGCAAAGTTTGGTAGAATGGGGGATGCAAGGTTGGTGTCGAATCGCGTTGGGGAGAAAGATGTTGTTTTGTTTACAGCGCTGATTGTTGGTTACTCTCAGCATGGTGATGATGGTGAAGCTCTTGAGGTTTTTGGGGACATGATCAACCAAGGAGTTAAGGCTAATGAGTATACTTTTGCTAGCATCTTGATCACTTGTGGGAACTTGGAGGATTTAACTCATGGTAAGTTGGTCCATGGTCTTGTTGTCAAATCTGGTTGTGAAGCTGCTGTGGCGTCACAGACTTCACTTCTAACAATGTATGCTAGGTGTGGATTGATTGATGATTCTCTGAGGATTTTTAAAAGGTTTCATCATCCAAACCTGGTAACTTGGACGTCTCTTATAGTGGCTCTTGTTCGGAATGGTAGAGAAGAGTTGGCTTTGATAAAGTTTAGAAAGATGATTCGGGATTCAGTAGTTCCAAATTCTTTTACTTTATCTAGTGTTCTTCAGGCATGCTCAAGCCTTGCTATGATGGATGAAGGACAGCAAATTCATGCCATGGTCACAAAGTTCGGATTAGATAGACACATATTTGCTGGTGCTGCTCTCATTAACTTGTATGGGAAATGCGGAAATACAGAGATGGCAAGGTCAGTTTTTGATGCCTTGATTGAAATTGATTTGGTCTCCGTGAATTCCATGATATATAGCTATGCGCAGAATGGATTTGGACATGAAGCACTTCAGCTTTTTGATGGGATGAAAGACTTGAGACTTGAACCAAACGATGTTACAATTTTGAGTGTTCTCTTGGCATGCAATAATTCAGGATTGGTGCAACAAGGCTGCCAAATTTTTTCTACCATTAGGAGTAATCACAATATTGAGTTGACAAGGGATCACTATGCTTGTATGGTTGATTTGCTGGGGCGTGCTGGAAGACTTGAAGATGCCGAAATGTTGATAAAGGAAGTCAAAAATCCAGATTTAGTATTATGGAGGGCACTGCTAAGTGCATGTAAACTTCATGGACAGGTTGAGATGGCAGAAAGAGCTCTAAAGAAGGTGCTTGAACTTGCTCCAGGAGACGGAGGATCTCATGTCCTGTTGACAAATCTTTATGCTTCAAATGGTAATTGGAGTCAAGTTATTGATATGAAAAGTACAATGAGGGAGATGAAATTCCAGAAGAACCCGGCAATGAGTTGGGTTGATGTGGACAGGGAGGTTCACACTTTCATGGCTGGAGATTTGTCCCATTCAAGATCTAGAGAGATAAATGAAACCTTAGAGAAATTGTTTGAGGAGGTGCAAATATTGGGTTATGTTCCTGATACAAGATTTGTGTTACAGGATTTggatgaggagaagaagaagaggtcattGTACTATCACAGCGAAAAGCTAGCCATTGCCTTTGCTCTATTAATGAGTAGTAAAAAGAATACCATCATCAGGATATTCAAGAACCTTAAAGTTTGTGGCGACTGTCATTCCTGGATAAAATTTGTCACCAGAGTTATTGGGAGAGATATAATTGCTCGGGACGCTAAAAGATTTCATCATTTTAAGGATGGGTGTTGTTCCTGTAGAGATTATTGGTGA
- the LOC112186168 gene encoding isocitrate dehydrogenase [NAD] regulatory subunit 1, mitochondrial, translating to MVQTRSLTDMPPPSDGALRAVTKIPGDGIGPLVKNAVEKVMEAMQAPVYFEKYDVTGNMPRVPEEVIKSIRKNKMCLKGGLATPMGGGVSSLNMQLRRDLDLYASLVNCFNLRGLQTKHGNVDILVIRENTEGEYSGLEHEIIPGVVESLKGVG from the exons ATGGTCCAGACCCGATCGCTCACCGACATGCCCCCACCCAGCGACGGAGCTCTGCGTGCCGTAACCAAAATCCCCGGCGATGGAATCGGACCGCTAGTCAAGAACGCTGTCGAGAAGGTGATGGAGGCGATGCAGGCGCCGGTCTACTTCGAGAAGTACGATGTCACCGGCAACATGCCAAGGGTGCCGGAGGAGGTGATTAAGTCGATCAGGAAGAACAAGATGTGTCTAAAAGGCGGGCTGGCGACGCCGATGGGCGGCGGCGTTAGCTCGCTGAACATGCAGCTCCGGCGAGATCTCGATCTCTATGCTTCGTTGGTCAACTGCTTCAATCTGCGTGGCTTACAGACCAAGCATGGCAACGTCGACATTCTGGTGATCAGGGAGAACACCGAGGGTGAGTACTCGGGGCTCGAGCACGAGATCATTCCTGGAGTTGTTGAAAGCCTTAAAG GTGTGGGATAG